A stretch of Lactiplantibacillus brownii DNA encodes these proteins:
- a CDS encoding DUF916 and DUF3324 domain-containing protein, translating into MWKRRGKLKLWFGLMGLLAGLAMGQGVRAATKSGRVIPTNDTGYSVVVKLPSQQIESKKALFDLRLVAGQSQTLQAVIYNSTDYDMKIAMAIRTANTTASGRIGYMKSAQPAEPTLRYRLTDLAKLAGPKMVIVPANSQKLVTARIVLPQTDFQGVILGAWCFKPVNADGTTPQKKARGKRSEVRLKLTVGQVPTPNVKLLNVKAGSYHSHQAVYPVLENSTATIISHLTVQTTITAKKSGKVVKRWRQSSVTLAPNSTFSPAIILRKAGLKPGDYQLKMRLHNRDHRWVVQRDFKLDATTAEKVNADAIKRSGIGGHWLVLFAMAVVFIVGWLVMVWRKHRRNPSRDKQG; encoded by the coding sequence ATGTGGAAACGGCGGGGAAAGTTAAAATTGTGGTTTGGTCTAATGGGACTTTTAGCAGGCTTAGCCATGGGGCAAGGCGTGCGTGCAGCGACTAAAAGTGGACGAGTCATTCCGACAAATGATACCGGTTACAGTGTCGTAGTGAAATTACCGAGTCAACAAATTGAATCAAAAAAAGCCCTTTTTGATCTACGGTTAGTGGCAGGACAATCGCAAACCTTACAGGCGGTCATTTATAATTCTACTGATTATGATATGAAAATTGCGATGGCGATTCGGACGGCTAATACCACTGCCAGTGGGCGGATTGGGTACATGAAATCAGCACAACCAGCCGAGCCAACGTTACGGTATCGGCTGACGGATCTCGCCAAGTTGGCAGGCCCTAAAATGGTGATTGTGCCCGCTAATAGTCAAAAGTTAGTGACGGCTCGTATTGTGTTACCACAGACCGATTTTCAAGGGGTTATTTTAGGTGCTTGGTGTTTTAAACCAGTCAACGCGGATGGCACCACGCCGCAAAAGAAAGCTCGGGGAAAGCGCTCAGAAGTCAGGCTAAAACTCACCGTGGGCCAAGTCCCAACGCCCAATGTGAAACTGTTAAACGTCAAAGCTGGCAGTTATCACAGTCATCAGGCAGTTTATCCGGTGCTTGAAAATTCGACTGCGACGATCATTTCGCACTTGACCGTCCAAACGACCATTACCGCTAAAAAAAGTGGAAAAGTTGTCAAGCGTTGGCGTCAATCCTCGGTCACCTTAGCGCCTAATTCAACTTTTAGTCCCGCAATTATCTTGAGAAAAGCGGGTCTGAAGCCGGGTGACTATCAATTAAAGATGCGCCTTCATAATCGTGATCATCGTTGGGTCGTTCAGCGTGATTTCAAATTGGATGCAACGACTGCGGAAAAAGTCAATGCGGATGCGATTAAACGTTCAGGAATCGGTGGTCACTGGTTGGTCTTGTTCGCGATGGCAGTCGTGTTCATTGTTGGCTGGCTAGTGATGGTTTGGCGTAAGCACCGACGAAATCCCAGCCGAGACAAGCAAGGATAA
- the dltD gene encoding D-alanyl-lipoteichoic acid biosynthesis protein DltD — protein sequence MSVPKRLFKIFGPIILAAILLLAVLLSPFSFGLNHVSKETEKKAAVSLSPNVLKGRLVKRQALNDGYVPFFGSSEWSRFDPMHPSVLADKYQRNYRPFLLGARGTQSLTQYFVMQSVKKQLTNKKAVFVISPQWFVPHGMRKDAFSYYYSPLQTTDWLQTEKNTEMDRYAAKRLLQMPSGSSDRVLADALVRVAAGMKPTSAQRAYIDYKARVLGSEDEFFSKFGISGKNLGKVDAAEKQLPAEYNYAKLDRLAGEIGKQQTTSNSLEISNTFWKTQLRRNYKHLKQSQTTLDYTKSTEFSDFQLVLNQFAKNHTDVMFIIPPINQRWSNYTGLSMKMIAQFDKKIRYQLTSQGFNNITDLSQDGGQDYFMTDTIHLGWRGWLAVDQKLNPFLSKKATTKPQYRLNNDFYTKRWQQLNPDNLKAFEQQ from the coding sequence ATGAGTGTTCCAAAACGCCTTTTTAAGATTTTTGGGCCAATTATTTTGGCAGCAATCTTATTATTGGCCGTTCTGCTCTCACCATTCTCTTTCGGATTAAATCATGTTTCAAAAGAGACCGAAAAAAAGGCGGCGGTTTCGCTGTCGCCCAATGTATTAAAGGGTCGCCTCGTTAAACGTCAAGCGTTAAACGATGGCTACGTCCCATTCTTTGGTTCTTCTGAATGGTCACGATTTGATCCGATGCATCCGTCAGTATTGGCAGATAAGTATCAACGTAATTACCGGCCATTCTTATTGGGGGCACGTGGTACTCAGTCTTTGACTCAATACTTTGTGATGCAATCGGTTAAGAAGCAGTTAACTAATAAGAAGGCTGTCTTTGTAATTTCGCCACAATGGTTTGTCCCACATGGGATGCGTAAAGATGCTTTTTCGTACTACTATTCACCTTTACAAACTACTGACTGGTTACAAACTGAAAAGAATACCGAGATGGACCGTTATGCGGCCAAACGACTGTTACAAATGCCGTCTGGATCATCTGATCGCGTGCTTGCGGATGCGTTAGTCCGTGTGGCAGCGGGTATGAAGCCAACCAGTGCGCAACGTGCCTATATTGATTACAAGGCACGGGTGCTGGGGAGTGAAGATGAATTCTTCTCGAAATTTGGGATTTCGGGTAAGAATCTCGGTAAAGTCGATGCTGCTGAAAAGCAATTGCCTGCTGAATATAACTACGCTAAGCTAGATCGCTTGGCTGGTGAAATTGGTAAGCAACAGACGACTTCCAATAGTTTGGAAATTAGTAACACGTTCTGGAAGACCCAATTACGTCGTAACTACAAGCATCTAAAGCAGTCGCAAACGACTTTGGATTACACCAAGTCAACAGAATTCTCTGATTTCCAATTAGTCTTAAATCAATTTGCTAAGAACCATACCGATGTCATGTTTATTATTCCACCAATCAATCAACGGTGGTCAAATTACACGGGCCTCTCGATGAAGATGATTGCGCAATTTGATAAAAAGATTCGCTATCAGTTAACGAGTCAAGGTTTCAACAATATCACAGACTTGTCACAGGATGGCGGTCAAGACTACTTCATGACCGATACGATTCATTTAGGTTGGCGTGGTTGGTTAGCTGTTGATCAAAAACTCAATCCATTCTTGAGTAAAAAAGCAACAACGAAGCCGCAATACCGCTTAAATAATGATTTCTACACGAAGCGTTGGCAACAATTGAATCCTGATAATCTCAAAGCTTTTGAACAACAATAA
- the dltC gene encoding D-alanine--poly(phosphoribitol) ligase subunit DltC, translating into MDDTKSTVLSILQDLTGEDVSSNMDTNLFEEGILDSMGSVQLLLELQNQLGIEVPVSEFERSEWDTPAKIVAKVENMQ; encoded by the coding sequence ATGGATGACACAAAATCAACTGTACTTTCAATTTTACAAGATCTAACCGGGGAAGATGTTTCAAGTAATATGGATACGAACTTATTTGAAGAAGGTATTTTAGACTCAATGGGTTCCGTACAACTTTTATTGGAATTACAAAACCAATTAGGGATTGAAGTGCCTGTCTCAGAATTCGAACGGTCAGAATGGGACACCCCTGCTAAAATCGTTGCTAAGGTCGAGAACATGCAATGA
- the dltB gene encoding D-alanyl-lipoteichoic acid biosynthesis protein DltB: MMSFDPYGNPTYFILLFIALLPLMIGLLYGHRSHIYESIISFVFLLLTFGGTKWHTGIALIIYLIYQICLVWLYSKYRQRPDSPNKGWIFVVSVILAIVPLFFVKITPALEHGASSIIGFLGISYLTFKVVQTIMETRDGVIKEFHPILFGQFLLFFPTISSGPIDRYRRFVKDYDSVPTRAKYLDLMEKGVRYIFLGFLYKFLLAYIFGTVMLPTVEHAALQAHGLSWALLGVMYTYSMDLFFDFAGYSLFAVGVSYLMGVETPMNFNHPFKSKNIKDFWNRWHMTLSFWFRDFIYMRMVFFMMKHKVFKSRITTANVCYVINMLIMGFWHGETWYYIVYGLFHGFAMVINDAWLRYKKKHQAQIPHNKFTEWFAIFLTFNVVCLSFLIFSGFLNTLFFVPRN; encoded by the coding sequence ATGATGTCATTTGACCCATACGGTAACCCGACGTACTTCATCTTACTTTTCATTGCTCTGTTACCGTTAATGATTGGATTACTTTACGGCCACCGGTCACACATTTACGAATCAATCATCTCGTTTGTCTTCTTGCTCCTAACATTTGGGGGGACCAAGTGGCATACCGGGATTGCCTTGATTATTTATTTGATTTATCAAATTTGTTTAGTTTGGTTATACTCCAAGTATCGGCAACGCCCAGATTCGCCTAATAAAGGTTGGATCTTCGTAGTGAGTGTGATTTTAGCGATTGTGCCATTGTTCTTTGTTAAGATCACGCCGGCTTTGGAACATGGCGCGAGCTCAATTATTGGTTTCTTGGGGATTTCTTATTTAACTTTTAAAGTCGTTCAAACCATCATGGAAACGCGTGATGGCGTGATCAAGGAATTCCATCCAATATTGTTTGGTCAGTTCTTACTGTTCTTCCCAACGATTTCATCCGGGCCAATTGACCGTTATCGTCGTTTCGTCAAAGACTACGATAGCGTGCCGACACGGGCAAAATATTTGGATTTGATGGAAAAAGGGGTCCGTTATATTTTCTTGGGCTTCCTCTACAAATTCTTGTTAGCCTATATTTTTGGGACTGTGATGTTACCAACAGTTGAACATGCGGCATTACAAGCACACGGTCTTTCTTGGGCCTTGTTAGGTGTCATGTACACTTACAGTATGGATCTGTTCTTCGATTTCGCGGGTTACAGTTTATTCGCGGTCGGGGTCAGTTACTTGATGGGTGTCGAGACGCCAATGAACTTTAACCATCCGTTCAAATCAAAAAATATCAAAGACTTCTGGAATCGTTGGCACATGACGTTGTCCTTCTGGTTCCGAGACTTTATATACATGCGAATGGTCTTCTTCATGATGAAACACAAAGTCTTCAAGAGTCGCATTACGACTGCCAATGTCTGCTACGTGATCAACATGTTGATCATGGGGTTCTGGCATGGCGAGACTTGGTACTACATCGTTTATGGGCTGTTCCATGGGTTTGCGATGGTGATCAACGATGCTTGGTTACGTTACAAGAAGAAACATCAAGCTCAAATTCCGCATAATAAATTTACGGAATGGTTTGCGATTTTCCTAACGTTCAACGTGGTTTGTCTTAGTTTCTTAATTTTCTCAGGATTTTTGAACACCTTGTTCTTTGTCCCACGTAACTAA
- the dltA gene encoding D-alanine--poly(phosphoribitol) ligase subunit DltA — protein sequence MIKNIIDTIDNFARTQPEKVVYDVQGVTHTYADLKRYSDALAAHLDTLDLAAGAPIIVFGGQTFEMIATFLGIVKSGRAYIPIDTHSPNERLTMINEIAKPAAVIAVAELPTGVGTTPVITPDQLAAIFATTVDYQADHAVSGDDDYYIIFTSGTTGKPKGVQISHDNLLSYVNWMLGDDFGLPAQPKALSQPPYSFDLSVMDVYPTLTAGGTLYALPKAVTDDFKQLFTVLPTLPINVWVSTPSFMDICLLEPKFNAEHLPNLTHFLFCGEELTHKTAATLKKRFPAARVFNTYGPTETCVAVTQIEITTAALDRFERLPIGYAKADTKMVVVDEAGKPVPNGTEGELIIAGPSVSKGYLNNPEKTAKAFFKLDGQRAYHSGDIGTMDADGLFRYRGRVDFQIKMHGYRIELEEVDHFLGQQQHIKQAVAVPKYDKEHKVTQMIAYVVPKPNDFETDFALTTAIKKDLQGMMMEYMIPQRFVYQESLPLTPNGKIDVKSIMKEVNPE from the coding sequence ATGATCAAAAATATTATTGACACTATTGATAACTTTGCACGGACCCAACCTGAAAAAGTGGTCTATGATGTGCAAGGTGTCACGCATACCTATGCGGACTTAAAACGGTACTCAGATGCGCTTGCAGCACATTTGGATACTTTAGATTTAGCAGCGGGGGCGCCTATCATCGTTTTTGGTGGGCAAACCTTTGAAATGATTGCCACCTTTTTAGGTATTGTGAAGTCTGGTCGGGCTTACATTCCGATTGACACCCATTCGCCAAATGAACGGTTGACTATGATTAATGAAATTGCAAAGCCAGCTGCCGTGATTGCTGTCGCTGAACTCCCTACCGGAGTTGGAACGACCCCAGTGATCACACCAGACCAATTGGCAGCAATCTTTGCAACCACGGTCGACTATCAGGCGGATCATGCTGTCAGTGGTGATGATGATTACTATATTATCTTTACTTCTGGGACCACGGGTAAGCCTAAAGGGGTCCAGATCAGTCACGATAACTTACTCAGCTACGTGAACTGGATGTTGGGTGATGACTTTGGCTTACCAGCACAACCTAAGGCATTGTCACAACCACCATATTCATTTGACCTTTCAGTGATGGATGTTTATCCAACCTTGACAGCCGGTGGGACTTTATATGCCTTGCCTAAAGCAGTGACGGATGATTTTAAACAACTGTTTACGGTGTTGCCAACGTTACCAATAAACGTGTGGGTTTCAACGCCATCATTTATGGATATTTGTTTATTGGAACCTAAGTTTAACGCCGAACATCTGCCAAACTTAACGCACTTCTTGTTCTGTGGTGAAGAGTTAACGCATAAAACTGCGGCAACCTTGAAAAAACGGTTCCCAGCAGCACGTGTCTTTAACACTTATGGGCCAACTGAAACTTGTGTGGCAGTCACGCAAATTGAAATTACCACTGCGGCCTTGGATCGGTTTGAACGTTTACCAATTGGTTATGCAAAAGCTGATACCAAGATGGTTGTTGTCGATGAAGCTGGTAAACCTGTACCTAATGGGACTGAAGGTGAGTTGATTATTGCTGGGCCAAGTGTTTCCAAGGGTTATTTAAACAACCCTGAGAAGACGGCTAAGGCATTCTTCAAGCTAGATGGCCAACGGGCTTATCATTCTGGTGATATTGGCACGATGGACGCTGACGGCTTGTTCCGTTACCGTGGTCGGGTTGATTTCCAGATCAAGATGCATGGATATCGAATTGAATTAGAAGAAGTTGATCATTTCTTAGGTCAACAGCAACACATTAAACAAGCGGTAGCCGTACCGAAGTACGATAAAGAGCATAAGGTCACCCAAATGATTGCCTATGTGGTGCCAAAGCCAAATGATTTTGAAACTGACTTTGCATTGACCACGGCAATAAAAAAAGATTTACAAGGAATGATGATGGAATATATGATTCCTCAACGTTTCGTCTATCAAGAGAGCTTGCCATTAACGCCAAACGGCAAAATTGATGTCAAGTCGATCATGAAAGAGGTTAATCCGGAATGA
- a CDS encoding teichoic acid D-Ala incorporation-associated protein DltX, which produces MFTKLKIWFERPVVQFIALTVFYFAIMLALVYLYGYSGINQAKFIYNEF; this is translated from the coding sequence ATGTTTACGAAATTGAAAATTTGGTTCGAGCGTCCGGTCGTGCAATTTATTGCGTTGACGGTGTTCTACTTTGCCATCATGCTGGCGCTGGTTTATCTGTACGGTTACAGTGGGATTAACCAAGCGAAGTTTATTTACAATGAATTCTAA
- a CDS encoding serine hydrolase domain-containing protein, with amino-acid sequence MKRLELGLVLMFGLILIGGGVGYRWHQHNQVVAAEQKKQAVAKQAKRKAEQQRKIAEKINADPFNKTRSTNQQITHILKLSHFVGTALVVKNNHVVYQKGFGYSDAATKVKNGPQSKYQILSIQKSLTAAAIMQLVQAKKIKLSDKLSKYYPSISHGHEITLRMMLDMASGLRQTGSSKDELPEDEVVNEAVTHIGFTPAKYNVFHYSSVNFLLLAGIIRQQTGQSYQSYFEKHFIKKLGLNGSGFVTDGLGKHATLGYSASETQILPDYTKPVDETKAQMANELGTGQVYMTAGDLFKVESGILKGKLMTKANVAILHTPSATGTYGGGVYNEQPAVIRSHGVGYGYESALKLSTDGKNGVVLLSNCNRQAVTIQTATAKIFEELMLQTN; translated from the coding sequence ATGAAGCGATTAGAATTAGGATTAGTTTTGATGTTCGGGTTAATCTTGATTGGTGGTGGCGTCGGATATCGATGGCATCAACACAATCAAGTGGTGGCTGCTGAACAAAAGAAGCAAGCAGTGGCGAAACAAGCTAAGCGTAAAGCCGAGCAGCAACGCAAGATTGCTGAAAAAATCAATGCAGACCCGTTTAACAAGACGCGTTCGACCAACCAACAAATTACGCACATCTTAAAACTGAGTCATTTTGTTGGGACGGCGTTAGTGGTTAAGAATAACCACGTGGTTTATCAAAAAGGATTTGGTTACTCGGATGCGGCGACCAAAGTCAAAAATGGGCCGCAATCGAAATATCAGATCTTGTCGATTCAAAAGTCGTTGACCGCTGCAGCCATTATGCAGTTGGTGCAAGCGAAGAAAATAAAGTTGTCGGATAAGTTATCCAAATATTATCCAAGCATTTCCCATGGTCATGAGATCACCTTACGGATGATGCTCGATATGGCAAGTGGGTTACGACAAACGGGTAGTTCAAAAGACGAACTGCCAGAAGATGAGGTCGTTAATGAAGCAGTGACACATATAGGCTTTACGCCAGCTAAATATAATGTGTTTCACTATTCATCGGTTAACTTCTTGCTATTAGCTGGAATTATTCGTCAACAAACTGGTCAATCCTATCAAAGCTACTTTGAGAAACATTTCATTAAAAAATTAGGGCTCAACGGATCCGGATTTGTGACTGACGGACTTGGTAAGCATGCGACGCTAGGTTATTCAGCTAGTGAGACGCAGATTTTGCCTGACTACACGAAACCAGTTGATGAGACTAAAGCACAAATGGCGAATGAGTTAGGAACTGGCCAAGTTTATATGACTGCCGGTGATCTGTTTAAGGTTGAATCGGGGATCTTGAAGGGTAAGTTGATGACGAAGGCCAACGTGGCAATCTTGCATACGCCTTCGGCTACCGGGACTTATGGCGGTGGTGTTTATAATGAACAGCCCGCTGTAATTCGGTCTCACGGGGTCGGATATGGGTATGAATCGGCGTTGAAATTATCAACGGATGGCAAAAACGGGGTGGTCTTGTTAAGCAATTGCAACCGCCAAGCAGTCACGATTCAGACCGCAACTGCCAAGATCTTTGAGGAACTGATGTTGCAAACTAATTAA
- the dnaJ gene encoding molecular chaperone DnaJ: protein MAEQDLYKVLGVAKDASQDEIKKAYRKLSKKYHPDLNHEPGAEDKFKAVNDAYETLGDPQKRAQYDQFGSTGGQQQGFGGGAGGFGGQDFGGFGGGGGFEDIFSSFFGGAGGGGRRPNPTAPQQGRDLQYEMTLKFEDAIFGKKTNITYNREEQCETCGGSGAKPGTSPVTCSKCHGSGYIQVQTNTPLGRMMSQQVCDVCHGSGKEIKDKCATCGGSGHTEQSHSIKVTVPAGVEEGQQMRLQNQGEAGANGGPYGDLFIVFRVEPSKEFERDGATIYFKLPIDFAQAALGDEVAVKTVHGDVKLKIPAGTQTGTTFRLRGKGAPRLRGNGNGDERVTVSIQTPTKLNKGQKEALKTFAKASGKTVAGNGSLFDKFRGV from the coding sequence ATGGCAGAACAAGATTTATATAAGGTTCTGGGTGTTGCAAAAGATGCCAGTCAGGATGAAATCAAGAAAGCTTACCGAAAACTTTCGAAAAAGTACCATCCCGATTTGAACCATGAACCTGGCGCTGAAGACAAGTTTAAAGCGGTCAATGACGCGTACGAAACATTAGGTGATCCGCAAAAACGGGCGCAATATGATCAATTCGGTTCAACTGGTGGTCAACAACAAGGCTTCGGCGGTGGTGCTGGCGGCTTTGGCGGTCAAGACTTCGGTGGTTTTGGCGGCGGCGGTGGTTTCGAAGATATTTTCAGCTCATTTTTTGGTGGTGCTGGTGGCGGTGGTCGCCGACCAAATCCAACGGCACCGCAACAAGGCCGTGATTTACAATATGAGATGACCTTGAAATTTGAAGATGCCATCTTTGGTAAGAAGACCAACATTACTTACAATCGTGAGGAACAATGTGAGACTTGTGGTGGTTCTGGTGCGAAACCCGGGACCTCACCAGTGACTTGTTCGAAATGTCATGGGAGTGGTTATATTCAAGTTCAAACGAATACGCCACTTGGTCGCATGATGAGTCAACAAGTTTGTGATGTTTGTCATGGTAGTGGTAAGGAAATCAAAGATAAGTGTGCCACTTGTGGGGGTTCTGGTCATACTGAACAGAGTCATTCCATTAAAGTGACGGTACCTGCTGGGGTTGAAGAAGGCCAACAAATGCGTCTTCAAAACCAAGGTGAAGCCGGCGCGAATGGTGGCCCTTACGGTGATTTGTTTATTGTTTTCCGTGTGGAACCTAGCAAAGAGTTCGAGCGTGATGGTGCCACGATCTACTTCAAGTTACCGATTGACTTTGCTCAAGCTGCTTTGGGTGATGAAGTTGCAGTTAAGACGGTACACGGTGATGTCAAATTAAAGATTCCTGCTGGAACGCAGACTGGGACGACCTTCCGCTTACGTGGCAAGGGCGCACCTCGCTTACGTGGTAACGGGAATGGTGACGAACGGGTGACTGTTTCGATCCAAACGCCAACGAAATTGAATAAAGGCCAAAAAGAAGCTCTCAAGACTTTTGCAAAAGCTAGTGGCAAAACAGTTGCTGGTAATGGCTCATTATTTGATAAGTTTCGTGGGGTTTAA
- the dnaK gene encoding molecular chaperone DnaK, with product MASNKIIGIDLGTTNSAVAVLEGSEPKIITTPEGGRTVPSVVAFKDGETQVGEVAKRQAITNPNTVASIKRHMGEAGYKVNIEGKDYTPQQISAMILQYIKGFAEDYLGDTVEKAVVTVPAYFNDAQRQATKDAGKIAGLNIERIINEPTAAALAYGLDKTDKDEKILVYDLGGGTFDVSILELGDGVFEVLSTNGDTHLGGDDFDQKIIDWLVAGFKADNGVDLSQDKMALQRLKDAAEKAKKDLSGVSEAQISLPFISAGASGPLHLEQTLTRAKFNELTEDLVDKTRVPVENALKDANLQASDLDVVILNGGSTRIPAVQEAVEKWTGKESNHSINPDEAVALGAAVQGGVITGDVKDVVLLDVTPLSLGIETMGGVFTKLIDRNTTIPTSKSQVFSTAADNQPAVDIHVLQGERPMAADNKTLGRFQLTDIPAAPRGVPQIEVKFDIDKNGIVNVSAKDMGTNKEQKITIKSSSGLSDEEIDQMVKEAKENEDADKKRKEEVDLKNEVDQLIFTTDKTLKELKGKVSDEEVKKAQDARDALKKAQDDNNVEEMKAKKDDLNKIVQDLSVKLYQQTQQAQGDAKGATDATGDAGKGDDAKGDGKTVDGDFEDLDKDKDKK from the coding sequence ATGGCAAGTAATAAAATTATCGGGATTGACCTCGGGACGACTAACTCTGCGGTTGCCGTACTCGAAGGTAGCGAACCAAAGATTATTACGACTCCTGAAGGCGGCCGGACGGTCCCATCAGTTGTCGCATTTAAAGATGGCGAAACTCAAGTTGGTGAAGTTGCCAAGCGGCAAGCTATCACCAATCCTAACACGGTAGCTTCAATCAAGCGTCACATGGGTGAAGCTGGTTACAAAGTAAATATTGAAGGCAAGGATTATACGCCACAACAAATTTCTGCGATGATTTTACAATACATCAAGGGATTTGCGGAAGATTATTTAGGCGATACGGTTGAAAAGGCCGTTGTGACGGTGCCAGCTTACTTTAATGATGCCCAACGGCAAGCCACTAAAGATGCTGGTAAGATTGCTGGCTTGAACATCGAACGGATTATCAATGAACCAACAGCTGCAGCGTTAGCTTATGGTTTGGATAAAACGGACAAAGATGAAAAAATCTTAGTTTATGATCTTGGTGGTGGGACTTTTGATGTTTCCATCTTGGAATTAGGCGATGGGGTCTTTGAAGTCTTATCAACGAACGGTGATACCCATCTTGGTGGGGATGATTTTGACCAAAAGATCATTGATTGGTTAGTTGCTGGCTTCAAGGCTGACAATGGCGTTGACTTGTCACAAGACAAGATGGCATTACAACGGCTAAAGGATGCTGCTGAAAAAGCGAAGAAGGACCTTTCAGGGGTTTCTGAAGCACAAATCAGCTTACCATTTATTTCAGCTGGTGCTAGTGGTCCGTTACACTTGGAACAAACTTTAACACGTGCTAAGTTTAACGAATTGACTGAAGACCTTGTTGACAAGACCCGGGTTCCAGTTGAAAATGCGTTGAAGGATGCTAATTTACAAGCTTCTGACTTGGACGTTGTCATCTTAAACGGTGGGTCAACTCGGATTCCAGCTGTTCAAGAAGCTGTTGAAAAATGGACTGGCAAAGAATCAAACCATTCTATTAACCCTGACGAAGCGGTTGCCTTAGGTGCTGCGGTTCAAGGTGGGGTCATCACTGGTGATGTGAAAGACGTTGTTTTACTTGATGTCACACCATTGTCATTAGGGATTGAAACCATGGGCGGTGTCTTCACGAAGTTGATTGATCGTAACACGACCATCCCAACGAGTAAGTCACAAGTCTTCTCAACGGCCGCTGATAACCAACCAGCCGTTGATATTCATGTCTTACAAGGTGAACGGCCAATGGCAGCAGATAACAAGACATTGGGTCGTTTCCAATTAACTGATATTCCAGCAGCCCCACGTGGTGTTCCTCAAATCGAAGTTAAATTCGATATTGATAAGAACGGTATCGTGAACGTTTCTGCTAAGGATATGGGCACGAACAAAGAACAAAAGATTACCATCAAGAGTTCATCGGGTCTCTCTGACGAAGAAATTGATCAAATGGTCAAGGAAGCCAAAGAAAACGAAGATGCTGATAAGAAGCGTAAAGAAGAAGTTGACTTGAAGAACGAAGTTGACCAATTGATCTTTACGACGGATAAGACGCTCAAGGAACTCAAAGGTAAAGTTTCTGACGAAGAAGTCAAGAAGGCTCAAGATGCCCGTGATGCTTTGAAGAAAGCTCAAGATGACAACAACGTTGAAGAAATGAAAGCCAAGAAGGATGACTTGAACAAGATCGTCCAAGACTTATCAGTTAAACTTTATCAACAGACCCAACAAGCACAAGGTGACGCTAAGGGCGCTACTGATGCGACTGGCGATGCTGGTAAGGGTGATGATGCCAAAGGCGATGGCAAGACCGTCGATGGCGACTTCGAAGACTTAGATAAAGATAAGGACAAGAAGTAA
- the grpE gene encoding nucleotide exchange factor GrpE, whose translation MAKKPTSATDSAESTASQAAQSTADSATAKSTAEKATTKKAAATKVDPREAQIAALKQQLDQKDDQLLRTQAELVNMQNRFKKEQASIIKYDGQTLAKDVLPVLDNLERALATAATDETAKQLKKGVEMVYGHLQEALKKNSVTEVPADGEKFDPNVHQAVQTVPADKDHPAETVVQVLQKGYLFKDRTLRPAMVVVAQ comes from the coding sequence TTGGCAAAGAAACCAACTAGCGCAACCGATTCAGCTGAAAGTACGGCTAGCCAAGCGGCGCAATCCACTGCCGACTCAGCAACAGCTAAGTCGACGGCAGAAAAAGCGACGACTAAAAAGGCAGCAGCAACCAAGGTTGATCCTCGTGAGGCTCAAATTGCAGCATTAAAGCAGCAATTGGACCAGAAGGATGATCAGTTATTGCGAACCCAAGCTGAATTGGTCAATATGCAAAATCGTTTCAAGAAAGAGCAAGCATCGATCATTAAATATGATGGTCAGACGTTGGCAAAGGACGTGTTGCCAGTGCTGGATAACTTGGAACGAGCATTAGCCACCGCGGCTACCGATGAAACTGCTAAGCAGTTGAAGAAGGGTGTCGAAATGGTTTATGGGCATTTGCAAGAAGCCCTCAAAAAGAATAGCGTAACTGAAGTTCCAGCAGATGGTGAGAAATTTGATCCGAACGTTCACCAGGCCGTGCAAACGGTGCCGGCGGACAAAGATCATCCTGCCGAAACGGTAGTTCAAGTTTTACAAAAAGGTTATCTATTTAAAGACCGGACGCTTCGACCTGCAATGGTTGTTGTGGCCCAGTAA